The following nucleotide sequence is from Cytophagia bacterium CHB2.
CGAGTTATTTGAATGACGCTCAATTAGGAAAAATAGTATCGGAGATCGGATTTATGCCGAGAACGCTTGTCACCGGCGGGGCGGGCTTTTTGGGGTCGCATTTGTGTGAATATTTGCTGCACCGCGGCCATGAAGTGATTGCGATGGACAATCTCTTGACCGGCACGACAGATAACATTGAACACCTGCGCGGCGAGCGCTTCAAATTCATCAAGCATGATGTCACGGAATACATCTACCTCGCGGGCGAGTTGGATTACATTCTGCATTTTGCCTCGCCGGCCAGCCCGCTGGATTATCTGCAACTGCCGATTCAGACCATGAAAGTCGGCGCATTGGGCACGCACAAAGCGCTCGGCCTCGCCAAAGACACGGGCGCCACGTTTTTGCTTGCTTCGACTTCCGAAGTGTACGGCGATCCGCTGTTGCATCCGCAAACGGAGGATTATTGGGGCCATGTCAATCCCATCGGCCCGCGCGGCGTTTACGACGAAGCCAAGCGTTTCGCGGAGGCGTTGACGATGGCGTATCATCGCACGCACGGCGTGGACACCAAAATCGTCCGCATCTTCAACACCTATGGTCCGCGCATGCGTCCGAATGACGGCCGCGCGATTCCCGCGTTCATTCCGCAGGCCCTGCACCACGAGCCGATCACCGTGTTCGGCGACGGCACCCAGCAGCGCGCCTTCACCTATGTGGGCGACATCGCGCCCATCATCGCCCGATCCGCCACCATGCCCGAGGCCTATGGCGAAGTGTTCAATGTGGGGGCGGACACGCCCTACACCGTGAACGAGCTGGCCACCCTGGTGATGGAGGCCATGGGGATGAAAGGGGAACTGCGCCACCTGGAGGCACGCAACGAGGTGGTCTTCGCCTTCAGTGACCATTCCAAGGCCAGGCGCATCTTCGGCGATGTGCAGGAGACCACGCTGGAGGAAGGTTTGCAAAGGATGGTGCCCTGGGCCAGGCGTTCGCGGAAGGGGATGTGGGCCATAGGGATCGTGCTAAGCCTCCGTCAGTTGCTCGGTGCGCGACACGCCCACGCTGTA
It contains:
- a CDS encoding NAD-dependent epimerase/dehydratase family protein — encoded protein: MPRTLVTGGAGFLGSHLCEYLLHRGHEVIAMDNLLTGTTDNIEHLRGERFKFIKHDVTEYIYLAGELDYILHFASPASPLDYLQLPIQTMKVGALGTHKALGLAKDTGATFLLASTSEVYGDPLLHPQTEDYWGHVNPIGPRGVYDEAKRFAEALTMAYHRTHGVDTKIVRIFNTYGPRMRPNDGRAIPAFIPQALHHEPITVFGDGTQQRAFTYVGDIAPIIARSATMPEAYGEVFNVGADTPYTVNELATLVMEAMGMKGELRHLEARNEVVFAFSDHSKARRIFGDVQETTLEEGLQRMVPWARRSRKGMWAIGIVLSLRQLLGARHAHAVILCVGVVHEDRCSGLLRHKLVGGRQ